Genomic DNA from Methanosarcinales archaeon:
GGTCAAAAAGTTCCGTATTGAAACATAAATCAGGTCTTTGAAAAATCTAAATAAGAAGCTCAGACATTTGGATGAATTCTATGAAGTTGTAAGATAACGCTAACACAAAAACAATCCCGGGAAAACAAAAGTTAATTATAAAATAAATAGCAATCAACTAATCATGGGCAATAAACCTCTGAGGCGCAACGACCTCGACTGGATAAGGATCCTTGCTACTTTTGTTGTCATCATCTTTCACACAATGAGGATGTTCGACCCAGATGACTGGGAGGTGAATGATCATATTCATGGTTCTGGCAGGCGCTTTTTTGTTCAAAGACAATTTTCATAATTTAAATGACAACTGTTATTAATAATAATAATAGATTTCAACTGTTTATTAATCTAAGGAGCAGCTAAATGAATATCCTCTTTTCCGAGCATGCTATTTTTGAAATGAACAGGCGTAAAATCAGACGAGAAGATATTGAAAATCTTGTGAAAAATCCACAACAAAAATTGGCAGGTAAAAAAAATCGAATCATTATCCAAGGAAGGTATCTTGATAAAGATCAAAATAATGAAATGCTACTTAGGATTATCGGCGAGGAATTTGAAGGTAGCTTTTATGTCATAACAACCTATAAAACATCTAAGATTGATAAATATTGGAAAGGAGAAAATTATGAAAGTAGTATATGATCCCGAAACAGATACTCTTACTTTAATTCTCAGGGATATGCCAATTGCAGAAAGCGATGAGATAAAAGAAGGTCTGATAATTGATTATAGTGAAGATAATAAGATTGTATCGATCGAAATGCTTGATGCATCTGAAAACGTAGCCGAACCTCAAGCTTTTTCCTATGAGATTAAAGGTCGAAAAGCTACTGCATGATTTATTTTTAATTTTCAAAATGGCGTTCGTAATATTGAATGATACA
This window encodes:
- a CDS encoding DUF4258 domain-containing protein, which gives rise to MNILFSEHAIFEMNRRKIRREDIENLVKNPQQKLAGKKNRIIIQGRYLDKDQNNEMLLRIIGEEFEGSFYVITTYKTSKIDKYWKGENYESSI
- a CDS encoding DUF2283 domain-containing protein translates to MKVVYDPETDTLTLILRDMPIAESDEIKEGLIIDYSEDNKIVSIEMLDASENVAEPQAFSYEIKGRKATA